In Heliomicrobium gestii, the following proteins share a genomic window:
- a CDS encoding HEPN domain-containing protein, whose amino-acid sequence MQVFSFKTVVKGFITLPFNTSSFRLGDVLFEVEEEYRSNQEYHIVKNNSENIVLNNTFTVNDQNLDKKDYILYRISTAVKAENREIAHQTAVEKVNQRLDLISLLTKGRFDPVKTGITLSQMDNKKTRVASVDVTLIGVFDSETIHRLQEATRAMTWIDDNIRTRILKCIRFYRKGLLEKQPDVKFIFFMIALECLSKVKKSNKAFPVCKKCKNEITKCIHCHSETSYEPAEKTLIKELLVNDLKLLKNSEFNKLYKIRSSIIHGGNSISKKELNLIEHENLRLRELIPASVEAVWKNHMLADQVKDINIIEYWE is encoded by the coding sequence ATGCAAGTTTTTTCTTTCAAGACTGTTGTTAAGGGTTTTATAACATTACCTTTTAACACTTCTTCATTTCGACTAGGTGATGTTCTTTTTGAAGTTGAAGAAGAGTATCGGTCGAATCAGGAATACCATATTGTGAAGAACAATTCGGAAAACATAGTCTTAAATAATACATTTACTGTTAACGATCAGAATTTAGATAAAAAAGATTATATTCTATATAGAATAAGCACTGCTGTAAAGGCTGAGAATAGAGAAATCGCTCATCAAACAGCAGTAGAAAAAGTGAATCAAAGACTCGATTTAATATCACTTCTAACAAAAGGTCGGTTTGACCCGGTAAAAACTGGGATTACTCTTTCCCAAATGGACAATAAAAAAACACGTGTTGCTTCTGTTGATGTAACTTTGATTGGAGTATTCGATTCGGAGACTATACATAGACTGCAGGAAGCAACTCGTGCAATGACTTGGATAGATGACAATATCCGGACAAGAATACTTAAGTGCATTCGTTTTTATCGAAAAGGGCTTCTAGAAAAGCAGCCAGATGTAAAATTTATATTCTTCATGATAGCTTTAGAATGTCTTAGTAAAGTGAAAAAATCAAATAAAGCATTTCCTGTTTGCAAAAAATGCAAAAACGAGATAACCAAGTGTATACATTGTCACAGTGAAACATCATATGAACCTGCTGAAAAGACTTTGATAAAAGAATTGTTAGTGAATGATTTGAAACTTCTTAAAAACTCGGAGTTTAATAAGCTATATAAAATTCGTTCCTCAATCATACACGGCGGCAATTCAATATCAAAAAAAGAATTAAATTTAATAGAACATGAAAATTTACGGTTAAGAGAGCTCATTCCAGCTTCGGTTGAAGCCGTTTGGAAAAATCATATGCTTGCAGATCAAGTTAAAGATATAAATATCATTGAATATTGGGAGTAA